A genomic segment from Spinacia oleracea cultivar Varoflay chromosome 3, BTI_SOV_V1, whole genome shotgun sequence encodes:
- the LOC110799061 gene encoding uncharacterized protein, whose product MKKDTKKRKEEYEAKLRQTMAQKNKELIEETAQKRKEAERKKKEDDDATKEITKVVEDVNAFESEGQTNSGNGRKKGRKTTTNKKRTLPTITIDEVLQKQLQKISDSYKPRRNTRSMVKVQENVSAEIVSKEELKAKLLQKEKEEASWFEKKKEQEEEVQEEEEEVEEEEVEEEEEHEEEEEEENEDEEWEEEENKEQKMMKNDRTLPVKERLKKFEEERQKIALRRTTPKASLPAEKKRKRKIDEDYEAKEENENDDIHCSENALIVKRKVSHLAMITKEVPARKKGKKTITIFKEKVEEEEEEKTGVRGGHGKFINFISMMNEEKKEAVRNISLGPLLDFQLPTSSQQFVTWLCNNFEENSQYLYLPKNEKILIEFEDVEKIYGLPKGEVDIVEAKSDKASEEFSAFMARWKKTFIYEKWNPLGNKVPPVQKILNYYSEKNKLRLDRMQISLQAS is encoded by the exons ATGAAGAAGGATACTAAGAAAAGGAAGGAAGAATATGAAGCTAAATTAAGGCAGACCATGGCTCAGAAAAACAAAGAGTTGATAGAGGAAACAGCACAAAAAAGGAAAGAAGctgagagaaagaaaaaagaggatGATGATGCCACAAAAGAAATTACCAAAGTGGTTGAAGATGTAAATGCTTTCGAGAGTGAAGGTCAAACCAATAGTGGTAATGGCAGaaaaaaaggaaggaaaacaACAACTAACAAGAAGAGGACCCTTCCAACTATAACTATCGATGAAGTACTACAAAAGCAGTTGCAGAAGATATCAGATTCATACAAACCAAGAAGAAATACAAGATCAATGGTGAAAGTGCAAGAAAATGTTTCTGCTGAAATTGTTAGCAAAGAAGAATTGAAGGCAAAG TTACTTCAAAA GGAAAAAGAAGAAGCAAGCtggtttgaaaaaaaaaaggaacaagAAGAAGAGGTacaagaagaagaggaagaagtgGAAGAGGAGGAAGTGGAAGAGGAGGAAGAAcatgaagaagaagaggaggaagagAACGAAGATGAGGAATGGGAGGAAGAAGAaaacaaagaacaaaaaatgATGAAAAATG ATCGAACACTACCAGTGAAAGAGAGGTTGAAGAAGTTTGAAGAAGAAAGACAAAAAATAG CATTAAGAAGAACAACACCAAAAGCAAGCCTACCTGctgaaaagaaaaggaagaggAAAATAGATGAGGATTATGAGGCAAAGGAAGAGAATGAAAATGATGATATTCATTGCTCAGAAAACG CTTTAATTGTGAAACGGAAGGTTTCCCATTTGGCAATGATTACCAAAGAAGTTCCTGCAAGGAAAAAAGGAAAGAAGACAATCACTATTTTCAAGGAGAAAgtagaggaagaagaggaagaaaaaaCTGGTGTTAGAGGAGGACATGGAAAATTCATTAATTTCATTTCCATGATGAATGAAGAGAAGAAGGAGGCCGTTAGGAATATTAGTCTAGGACCATTGCTAGATTTCCAGCTACCTACTTCATCCCAACAATTTGTTACATGGCTGTGTAACAACTTTGAGGAAAACAGCCAATATCTCTATCTACCGAAGAATGAGaaaattctaatagaatttGAGGATGTAGAAAAGATTTATGGCCTTCCTAAGGGTGAAGTAGACATAGTTGAGGCAAAGTCTGACAAGGCTAGTGAAGAATTTTCTGCATTCATGGCAAG ATGGAAGAAGACATTCATATATGAAAAGTGGAATCCTCTTGGGAATAAGGTCCCACCAGTTCAGAAAATTTTGAACTACTACAGTGAAAAAAACAAATTGAGGCTGGACCGGATGCAAATTTCATTACAAGCTTCTTAG